One genomic segment of Coffea arabica cultivar ET-39 chromosome 6e, Coffea Arabica ET-39 HiFi, whole genome shotgun sequence includes these proteins:
- the LOC113695798 gene encoding dnaJ homolog subfamily C GRV2 isoform X2 → MPGHRIDPPCGRVHLQIQQPPSAQQRSVADMENAAMHLKHLAAAAKDAVAEGGSIPGSRAKLWRRIREFNACIPYSGVPPNVEVPEVTLMALITMLPAAPNLPPEAPPLPPPSPKAAATVMGFIACLRRLLASRSAASHVMAFPAAVGRVMGLLRNGSEGVAAETAGLIAALIGGGPGDTSVLTDTKGERHATYMHTKSVLFANQNSLIILVNRLKPMSASPLLSMSVVEVLEAMICDPSAETTQYAVFVDLLRLVAGLRRRLFALFGHPAESVRETVAVIMRTIAEEDAVAAESMRDAALRDGALLRHLLHGFYLPAGERREISRQLVALWADSYQPALDLLSRVLPPGLVAYLHTRSDGVSAEDVSNQEGSSLSRRQRRLLQQRKNRPVRGITSQQHLSPNMNNLEAVDQTKQPNSGATDSYKKSAIDLRSGHAPNIPSPAVHGGENLPSELSSTGIMQSNHSATVDSSDVPSINQQEPVDSNASSSVDSDANIVSNQNGGLPAPAQVVVEDATVGCGRLLLNWPEFWRAFSLDHNRADLIWNERTRQELREALQAEVHRLDVEKERTEDIVPGGGTTDIITGQVSVSQISWNYTEFFVMYPSLSKEVCVGQYYLRLLLESGTSGRAQDFPLRDPVAFFRALYHRFLCDADTGLTVDGAVPDELGSSDDWCDMGRLDGFGGGGGSSVRELCARAMAIVYEQHYNTVGPFAGTAHITVLLDRTDDRALRHRLLLLLKVLMKVLSNIEACVLVGGCVLAVDLLTAVHEASERTAIPLQSNLIAATAFMEPLKEWLFIDKDGSQIGPVEKDAVRRFWSKKEINWTTRCWASGMPDWKRLRDIRELRWTLALRVPVLTPIQVGDSALCILHSMVAAHSDIDDAGEIVTPTPRVKRILSSPRCLPHIAQAILSGEPTIVEGSAALLKAVVTRNPKAMIRLYSTGAFYFALAYPGSNLLSIAELFSVTHVHQAFHGGEEAAVSSSLPLAKRSVLGGLLPESLLYVLERSGPAAFAAAMVSDSDTPEIIWTHKMRAENLIRQVLQHLGDFPQKLSQHCHSLYDYAPMPPVTYPELKDEMWCHRYYLRNLCDEIRFPNWPIVEHVEFLQSLLVMWREELTRRPMDLSEEEACKILEISLEDVSRDDAPRQQSLETADEIPNLSKQIENIDEEKLKRQYRKLAMKYHPDKNPEGREKFLAVQKAYERLQATMQGLQGPQTWRLLLLLKGQCILYRRYGDVLEPFKYAGYPMLLNAVTVDQGDSNFLSSDRAPLLVAASELVWLTCASSSLNGEELVRDGGVQLIATLLSRCMCVVQPTTTASEPSTVIVTNVMRTFSILSQFESARVEILGISGLVEDIVHCTELELVSPAVDAALQTIAHLCVSSVLQDALLRAGVLWYLLPLLLQYDSTAEESDKAETHGVGGSVQIAKNIHAVRAAQALSRLSGQAMDDNGTPYNQAASNAVKALLTPKLASMLKDQLAKELLSKLNSNLESPEIIWNSSTRTELLKFVDQQLESQGPDGSYDLKDSHSFMYEALSKELFVGNVYLRVYNDQPDFEISEPENFCIALVDFISHLLHDRSNTGSDFHVSGSSIERSELQHDSINGSFTEQCSSDDSSAHPDGNLVSKEEELMKNLQFGLTSLQHLLTSNPNLASVFSSKEKLFPLFECFSGPVASACNIPQLCLSVLSRLTTHAPCLEAMVADGSSLLLLLQMLHSSPSCREGALHVLYALASTPELAWAAAKHGGVVYILELLLPLQEEIPMQQRAAAASLLGKLVGQPMHGPRVAITLARFLPDGLVSIIRDGPGEAVVSALDQTTETPELVWTPAMAASLSAQLATMASDLYREQMKGRVVDWDVPEPASSQQEMRDEPQVGGIYVRLFLKDPKFPLRNPKRFLEGLLDQYLSSIGATHYDDCAVDPELPLLLSAALVSLLRVHPALADHVGYLGYVPKLVSAVAYEGRRETMASPENRNDNYSGERSEAEDSSMQPTSPTPKERVRLSCLRVLHQLAASTICAEAMAATSVGTPQVVPLLMKAIGWQGGSILALETLKRVVVAGNRARDALVAQGLKVGLVEVLLGLLDWRAGGRNGLCSQMKWNESEASIGRVLAIEVLHAFAAEGAHCTKVREILNASNVWDAYKDQRHDLFLPSNAQSAAAGVAGLIENSSSRLTYALTAPPSQPSQVKQPAAIVADSNGTEDHIS, encoded by the exons ATGCCTGGTCATCGGATTGATCCACCTTGCGGTAGAGTACATCTACAAATTCAGCAACCTCCTTCTGCACAACAGCGTTCTGTTGCAGACATGGAAAATGCAGCCATGCATTTGAAGCACTTGGCAGCCGCTGCAAAAGATGCTGTGGCTGAAGGAGGCTCAATTCCTGGATCAAGAGCTAAACTGTGGCGCAGAataagagaatttaatgcaTGTATCCCATATAGTGGAGTTCCTCCCAATGTTGAAGTACCTGAGGTGACTCTGATGGCCTTGATCACAATGCTCCCAGCTGCTCCCAATCTTCCTCCGGAGGCACCTCCTTTGCCACCTCCTTCTCCTAAAGCTGCTGCTACAGTTATGGGTTTCATTGCATGTTTACGCAGGTTGCTTGCTTCAAGAAGTGCTGCCTCGCATGTGATGGCTTTTCCTGCTGCTGTTGGGAGAGTCATGGGATTACTTAGAAATGGTTCTGAGGGGGTAGCTGCTGAAACTGCGGGTCTTATTGCTGCACTTATTGGGGGTGGTCCTGGGGATACAAGTGTATTAACAGATACAAAAGGAGAACGACATGCAACGTATATgcatacaaaatctgtattatTTGCTAACCAGAATAGTCTAATAATATTAGTCAACAGGTTGAAACCTATGTCTGCATCACCATTGTTGTCAATGTCTGTTGTTGAGGTTCTTGAGGCAATGATCTGTGACCCAAGTGCTGAAACAACCCAATATGCAGTTTTTGTAGATTTATTACGTCTGGTTGCGGGTTTGAGACGCCGCTTGTTTGCATTGTTTGGACACCCTGCAGAAAGTGTACGGGAAACAGTGGCTGTCATTATGCGTACAATTGCTGAAGAAGATGCTGTTGCCGCTGAATCCATGCGTGATGCTGCTTTACGTGATGGTGCATTACTTCGGCATTTGCTACATGGATTTTACCTTCCTGCTGGTGAGCGCCGTGAGATTAGTCGGCAACTTGTTGCTCTTTGGGCAGATTCTTATCAGCCGGCTCTTGATTTGTTATCTAGAGTTCTACCTCCAGGCCTTGTTGCTTATCTGCATACACGTTCTGATGGAGTTTCAGCAGAGGATGTATCCAATCAAGAGGGATCTTCACTGAGCAGGAGACAGAGGCGCTTACTCCAGCAGAGGAAGAATCGTCCTGTAAGAGGGATAACATCCCAGCAACATTTATCTCCTAATATGAACAACTTAGAGGCTGTTGATCAGACCAAGCAGCCAAATTCTGGGGCAACAGATAGTTATAAAAAATCTGCCATAGATCTGAGGTCTGGACATGCACCAAACATTCCATCTCCTGCAGTTCATGGAGGTGAGAACCTTCCAAGTGAGTTGTCAAGTACAGGGATCATGCAAAGTAACCATTCAGCCACCGTTGATTCTTCAGATGTTCCTTCAATAAATCAACAAGAACCAGTTGACTCCAATGCTAGCAGTTCAGTTGATTCTGATGCCAATATAGTTAGTAACCAGAATGGGGGGCTGCCTGCACCTGCTCAGGTAGTTGTCGAGGATGCTACTGTGGGTTGTGGAAGGTTATTATTGAACTGGCCTGAGTTTTGGCGAGCTTTCAGCCTTGATCACAACCGAGCTGATTTGATATGGAATGAGCGCACCAGGCAGGAGTTGCGAGAGGCTTTGCAGGCTGAGGTTCATCGACTTGATGTTGAGAAAGAACGTACAGAAGATATTGTTCCCGGAGGCGGAACTACAGATATTATCACCGGTCAAGTTAGTGTATCTCAGATTTCATGGAACTACACAGAGTTTTTTGTTATGTATCCTAGCTTATCAAAAGAAGTTTGTGTGGGTCAGTATTACCTTCGTCTGCTGCTTGAGAGTGGCACCAGCGGGAGAGCACAGGATTTTCCGCTGCGTGATCCTGTTGCTTTCTTTAGAGCCCTCTATCATCGATTTTTATGTGATGCAGATACGGGGCTAACTGTAGATGGTGCTGTTCCTGATGAACTGGGCTCTTCTGATGATTGGTGTGATATGGGAAGATTGGATGGTTTTGGAGGCGGTGGTGGTTCCTCAGTTAGGGAACTGTGTGCTAGGGCAATGGCAATTGTGTATGAGCAACATTACAACACTGTGGGCCCATTTGCAGGCACTGCACATATCACTGTTCTGTTGGATAGGACTGATGATAGAGCTTTAAGACACCGTCTTCTTCTTCTGTTGAAG GTGTTGATGAAGGTTTTGTCAAATATTGAGGCTTGTGTTTTGGTTGGAGGCTGTGTCCTTGCTGTTGATTTACTGACAGCAGTTCATGAAGCTTCAGAAAGAACTGCTATACCTTTACAGTCCAACTTGATTGCTGCTACTGCTTTTATGGAGCCCTTGAAAGAGTGGTTGTTTATTGACAAGGATGGTTCTCAAATTGGACCAGTTGAGAAAGATGCTGTCAGAAGATTCTGgtcaaaaaaggaaataaactgGACTACAAGGTGTTGGGCATCTGGGATGCCTGACTGGAAGAGATTAAGGGATATTCGAGAACTCAGATGGACACTGGCACTTCGAGTTCCCGTACTCACTCCAATCCAG GTTGGAGATTCTGCATTGTGTATTTTGCACAGCATGGTAGCTGCTCATTCAGATATTGATGATGCTGGAGAAATAGTTACACCAACACCTAGAGTAAAACGGATCTTGTCAAGTCCAAGATGTCTACCGCATATTGCACAG GCTATACTTTCTGGGGAGCCAACCATTGTAGAGGGATCTGCAGCTTTGCTGAAGGCTGTTGTTACCAGGAATCCTAAAGCAATGATTAGATTATACAGCACCGGAGCGTTCTACTTTGCGCTGGCATACCCTGGATCAAATCTCCTTTCAATTGCAGAGCTCTTCTCAGTAACACATGtgcatcaagcttttcatgGTGGTGAAGAAGCTGCAGTGTCCTCTTCTTTGCCTTTGGCAAAACGCAGTGTTTTAGGTGGGCTTTTACCTGAGTCCTTGCTGTATGTACTGGAACGAAGTGGTCCAGCTGCATTTGCCGCAGCCATGGTTTCTGATTCTGACACTCCTGAGATCATATGGACACACAAGATGCGAGCTGAAAATCTCATTCGCCAG GTACTGCAGCATCTTGGAGACTTCCCTCAGAAGTTGTCCCAGCATTGCCATTCTTTATATGATTATGCTCCTATGCCTCCAGTTACATATCCGGAGCTGAAAGATGAAATGTGGTGTCATCGATATTACCTTCGAAACTTGTGTGATGAGATCAGGTTTCCAAATTGGCCCATTGTTGAACATGTTGAGTTTTTGCAGTCTTTGTTGGTAATGTGGCGAGAAGAGTTGACAAGGAGACCAATGGATCTTTCTGAagaagaagcttgcaaaatatTAGAGATTTCTTTGGAGGATGTCTCTAGAGATGACGCCCCTAGACAACAAAGTTTGGAGACGGCTGATGAGATTCCCAACTTATCAAAGCAGATTGAAAACATAGATGAAGAAAAGCTCAAGCGACAGTATAGGAAACTGGCAATGAAATATCATCCAGACAAAAATCCTGAAGGGCGAGAGAAGTTTCTTGCTGTGCAGAAAGCCTATGAACGGCTGCAG GCCACAATGCAAGGGCTGCAAGGTCCTCAAACATGGAGATTGCTGCTATTACTGAAGGGACAGTGCATCCTATATCGACGCTATGGTGATGTGCTAGAGCCATTTAAATATGCTGGATACCCCATGTTGTTAAATGCGGTGACAGTGGACCAGGGTGatagcaattttctttcctctGATAGAGCCCCTCTCCTTGTTGCAGCGTCTGAGCTTGTTTGGCTTAC GTGTGCATCTTCATCACTGAATGGTGAGGAGCTTGTGAGGGATGGTGGAGTACAACTCATTGCAACTCTTCTTTCCCGTTGCATGTGTGTGGTTCAACCAACCACTACTGCAAGTGAACCCTCTACTGTTATTGTTACTAATGTTATGCGGACTTTTTCCATTCTGAGTCAATTCGAGAGTGCTAGAGTTGAGATACTTGGAATTTCTGGACTAGTTGAGGATATTGTCCATTGTACAGAACTTGAGCTTGTATCTCCTGCTGTTGATGCTGCCCTTCAGACCATTGCACATCTTTGTGTGTCATCTGTATTGCAAGATGCCTTATTGAGGGCTGGAGTGCTATG GTACCTGTTGCCTTTATTACTTCAATACGATTCAACTGCTGAGGAGTCGGATAAGGCGGAAACTCATGGTGTTGGTGGAAGTGTTCAAATAGCAAAAAATATCCATGCTGTACGAGCGGCTCAGGCCTTGTCAAGGCTTAGTGGTCAGGCTATGGATGATAATGGAACACCTTATAATCAGGCTGCATCCAATGCTGTCAAAGCCTTGCTAACCCCTAAACTTGCAAGCATGCTGAAGGATCAATTAGCAAAGGAGTTGTTGTCAAAATTAAACTCAAATTTGGAATCCCCAGAG ATAATTTGGAACTCCTCAACCCGCACAGAACTATTAAAGTTTGTAGACCAACAGCTAGAAAGCCAGGGTCCTGATGGTTCATATGATCTGAAGGATTCTCATTCCTTCATGTATGAAGCCTTATCAAAAGAACTTTTTGTTGGCAATGTATACCTGAGAGTCTATAATGATCAACCAGACTTTGAAATCAGCGAACCGGAGAATTTCTGCATTGCTCTTGTTGACTTCATTTCCCATTTACTGCATGATCGATCAAACACTGGTTCAGATTTTCATGTTAGTGgctcatctattgagagatctgaGCTTCAACATGATTCTATCAATGGATCATTCACTGAGCAGTGCTCTTCGGATGATTCATCAGCACACCCTGATGGAAATTTGGTTAGCAAGGAGGAAGAATTGATGAAGAACCTTCAATTTGGTCTGACCTCTCTTCAG CACTTGCTGACGAGCAATCCAAATTTGGCGTCGGTGTTTTCTTCCAAAGAGAAGTTGTTTCCtctttttgaatgcttttctggTCCTGTTGCTTCTGCCTGCAACATTCCTCAACTTTGTTTAAGTGTACTCTCCCGCCTGACTACACATGCTCCCTGCTTGGAAGCGATGGTTGCAGATGGTTCTAGTCTTCTCCTCCTCTTACAAATGCTTCACTCATCCCCTAGCTGCCGTGAAGGAGCTCTTCATGTTCTTTATGCTTTGGCAAGCACTCCAGAGCTCGCATGGGCAGCTGCAAAGCATGGAGGAGTTGTCTACATTCTTGAACTTCTCTTGCCTTTACAAG AAGAAATTCCTATGCAGCAAAGAGCAGCAGCTGCTTCACTGTTGGGGAAGCTTGTTGGGCAGCCAATGCATGGTCCCAGAGTGGCTATAACACTTGCTCGATTTTTACCAGATGGGTTGGTATCCATTATCAGGGATGGCCCTGGTGAAGCAGTTGTGAGTGCTCTTGATCAAACAACAGAGACTCCAGAACTTGTATGGACTCCAGCAATGGCTGCTTCTTTGTCAGCTCAACTAGCAACCATGGCATCAGATCTATATCGGGAACAGATGAAAGGACGTGTTGTTGATTGGGATGTGCCTGAGCCAGCTTCTAGCCAACAGGAGATGAGAGATGAACCTCAG GTTGGAGGGATCTATGTCAGGTTATTCTTGAAAGATCCAAAGTTTCCTCTTAGAAACCCCAAGAGATTTTTGGAAGGGCTATTGGATCAGTATCTTTCATCCATTGGTGCTACACATTATGATGACTGTGCTGTTGATCCTGAACTCCCTCTGCTTCTGTCTGCTGCATTAGTCTCTTTGTTACGGGTACACCCTGCTCTTGCGGATCACGTTGGGTATCTTGGATATGTTCCCAAACTTGTTTCTGCAGTGGCCTACGAAGGAAGAAGGGAAACAATGGCTTCCCCAGAGAACAGAAATGACAACTACTCAGGGGAGAGAAGTGAAGCTGAGGATAGTTCAATGCAGCCAACTTCACCAACACCTAAAGAACGCGTTCGTCTTAGTTGTTTACGAGTTTTACATCAGCTTGCAGCAAGTACTATATGCGCCGAAGCTATGGCAGCAACCAGTGTAGGAACACCCCAG GTTGTTCCACTTCTGATGAAAGCTATCGGATGGCAAGGTGGAAGCATATTGGCTCTGGAAACACTCAAACGTGTTGTGGTTGCTGGAAATCGAGCAAGAGATGCATTGGTTGCACAGGGTCTTaa GGTTGGTCTTGTTGAGGTACTGCTAGGTCTTCTTGATTGGAGGGCTGGGGGAAGAAATGGTCTTTGTTCCCAGATGAAGTGGAATGAATCAGAAGCATCCATTGGAAGAGTGCTTGCTATTGAG GTTCTGCATGCCTTTGCAGCGGAAGGTGCCCACTGTACGAAAGTCCGGGAGATACTTAATGCCTCCAAT GTTTGGGATGCTTATAAGGACCAAAGGCATGATCTTTTCCTCCCATCAAATGCCCAATCTGCAGCTGCTGGAGTTGCTGGATTAATAGAAAATTCCTCATCTCGGCTTACTTATGCACTCACAGCACCCCCATCACAACCTAGTCAAGTTAAACAGCCTGCTGCTATTGTAGCTGATTCCAACGGGACAGAGGATCACATTTCATAG